In one window of Cytophagaceae bacterium ABcell3 DNA:
- a CDS encoding fumarate hydratase, with the protein MPEFSFQKQFPLGKDTTKYKLISKDFVSTVEVEGRKILKVDPKGLELLAEQAMTDVSFYLRSSHLEKLSKILDDPEATDNDRFVAHTLLKNAVVAKDGRLPSCQDTGTAIVMGKKGENVWTGGDDDEWLSKGVYNSYQQRNLRYSQMVPVAMFDEKNTGTNLPAQIDLYAEKGNEYKFLFLAKGGGSANKTFLYQQTKALLNEESLTQFVRTKIKDLGTSACPPYHLAFVIGGTSAEATLKAVKMASAGYYDDLPTTGNEGGQAFRDLEWEKKIQRICEESTIGAQFGGKYLTHDVRVIRLPRHAASCPVGMGVSCSADRNIKGKITEEGIFLEQLETSPERFLPAVAPQLEKPVDVDLNRPMAEILKQLSQYPIKTRLMLRGTLIVARDVAHAKLKEMLDAGKPMPEYFKNHPVYYAGPAKTPEGMPSGSFGPTTAGRMDSYVDLFQSHGGSMIMLAKGNRSAQVREACKNHGGFYLGSIGGPAAILAKENIKSVELVDFPELGMEAIRKIEVVDFPAFIICDDKGNDFFANL; encoded by the coding sequence ATGCCGGAGTTTTCTTTTCAAAAGCAATTCCCTCTGGGAAAAGATACCACTAAATACAAGCTGATTAGCAAGGATTTCGTATCCACTGTCGAAGTTGAAGGCCGTAAGATATTAAAAGTAGATCCTAAGGGGTTAGAATTGCTTGCAGAACAAGCGATGACGGATGTTTCGTTTTACCTTCGTTCCTCTCATCTGGAAAAGCTTTCTAAAATTCTGGATGATCCGGAAGCCACCGATAATGACCGTTTTGTTGCTCATACCCTTCTTAAAAATGCGGTGGTTGCCAAGGATGGGAGGCTTCCCTCTTGTCAGGATACCGGAACAGCTATTGTTATGGGCAAAAAAGGGGAAAACGTATGGACTGGGGGAGATGATGATGAGTGGCTCTCCAAAGGAGTTTATAATTCCTACCAACAGCGCAATCTAAGGTATTCACAGATGGTTCCTGTTGCGATGTTTGATGAAAAAAACACCGGAACCAACCTGCCTGCTCAAATAGATTTATATGCGGAGAAAGGGAACGAATACAAATTTTTATTCCTCGCCAAGGGGGGAGGATCTGCCAATAAAACCTTTTTATATCAGCAAACTAAAGCCCTGCTAAACGAAGAAAGTTTAACTCAGTTTGTCCGTACTAAGATTAAAGACCTTGGTACTTCGGCTTGTCCTCCGTATCACCTGGCTTTTGTAATTGGTGGGACTTCTGCTGAGGCGACTTTAAAAGCAGTTAAAATGGCTTCTGCAGGATATTATGACGATCTGCCGACCACAGGAAATGAGGGCGGACAGGCTTTTCGTGATTTGGAGTGGGAGAAAAAAATCCAGCGTATTTGTGAGGAAAGTACTATTGGTGCTCAATTTGGCGGGAAATATCTGACTCATGATGTAAGGGTAATTCGTTTGCCGCGCCACGCTGCTTCTTGTCCGGTAGGAATGGGAGTTAGCTGTTCGGCAGATAGAAACATTAAAGGAAAAATTACAGAAGAAGGCATTTTTCTGGAGCAACTGGAAACCAGTCCGGAGCGCTTCCTGCCTGCTGTGGCACCTCAGTTAGAGAAGCCGGTGGATGTAGATCTGAACCGTCCGATGGCAGAGATATTGAAACAGCTTTCTCAATATCCGATTAAAACCCGTTTGATGTTGAGAGGTACGCTGATTGTTGCCCGTGATGTAGCCCATGCCAAGCTGAAAGAAATGCTGGATGCCGGTAAGCCCATGCCTGAGTACTTTAAGAATCATCCTGTTTATTATGCTGGGCCGGCAAAAACCCCGGAAGGAATGCCTTCAGGAAGTTTTGGTCCTACCACAGCTGGACGTATGGATAGCTATGTAGACCTTTTCCAGAGTCATGGTGGATCAATGATTATGTTGGCAAAAGGTAATAGGTCTGCACAAGTAAGAGAAGCCTGCAAAAATCATGGCGGTTTTTATTTAGGATCCATCGGTGGACCAGCAGCAATACTGGCCAAAGAAAATATCAAGTCTGTAGAACTGGTTGATTTCCCTGAATTAGGAATGGAAGCCATTCGTAAGATTGAAGTTGTTGACTTCCCTGCTTTCATCATTTGTGATGATAAGGGGAACGATTTTTTCGCCAATCTGTAA
- a CDS encoding acyl-CoA desaturase, producing the protein MGIAILLIVHWYSSLFFQSVFHHRYAAHNIFSMSRGWEKAFYIGCFICQGSSYISAGAYGIMHRLHHAYTDTEQDPHSPRHTGNALLMMWQTRNNYINIYKGKTPVDKKFTKGLPSWDAFDKIAHNWVSRLIWAAIYTGLYVWFATDWWMFLFLPVHFAMGPIQGVAINWWAHVYGYVNFKMNNTSKNILPVDLVFWGEAYHNNHHKYPSRPNNAVKWYEIDFGYMIMKGMHRLGIIKLKT; encoded by the coding sequence ATGGGAATAGCTATTTTATTAATTGTACACTGGTATAGTTCGTTATTTTTTCAATCTGTTTTTCATCACCGCTATGCGGCTCATAACATTTTTTCCATGTCAAGAGGCTGGGAAAAAGCTTTTTATATAGGTTGTTTTATTTGCCAAGGGTCATCTTATATAAGTGCCGGAGCTTACGGAATAATGCACCGCCTTCATCATGCATATACAGATACCGAACAGGATCCTCACTCTCCTCGACATACAGGAAATGCTTTGCTGATGATGTGGCAGACACGTAACAATTATATTAATATCTATAAGGGCAAAACACCTGTTGATAAAAAATTTACAAAAGGACTGCCAAGTTGGGATGCTTTTGATAAAATAGCCCACAACTGGGTTTCAAGGTTGATATGGGCAGCCATATACACAGGACTTTATGTATGGTTTGCAACAGATTGGTGGATGTTTCTTTTCCTGCCGGTCCACTTTGCTATGGGGCCTATCCAGGGAGTGGCCATAAACTGGTGGGCGCACGTTTACGGATACGTGAATTTCAAAATGAATAATACTTCCAAAAATATCCTTCCTGTCGATTTAGTATTCTGGGGAGAAGCATATCACAATAATCACCATAAATATCCTTCGAGACCTAATAATGCAGTGAAATGGTATGAGATTGATTTTGGATATATGATCATGAAAGGTATGCACAGACTGGGCATCATTAAGCTTAAAACATAA
- a CDS encoding SEC-C metal-binding domain-containing protein encodes MSKIGRNEPCPCGSGKKYKKCCEASDLKKEIEKSQPVKKEKPLFIENDSFPEPSEGEDAEVYQDPDLSEEENLLVNEWYEHYDNLEDLDEMRSHVEGFLEAYPQLAEYLELEVAYDLGEQYREENRTKEYIEFLDLLRTKHPNIYSQNAGFYDTEVIMYLISCKEFEKIPKYLTNIKNDPDEYFDQLEEVSGLLLAVGLDELASDLIKSTLPTVINNNDLFYCESLSVKAFFCLLPSYLHPVYSDNGVKSFIKDIDESFGLKLDETIWKANFANFHKPFKEWPKRLNKKSEDYTSFATGVSYNFARYLHEKYQLPLTTALFSSFHIGQYLLAAAPESKKLNTFDFSPGLMDEVLCRLHISFMIPDIAQLLCSLNSIYYFAEYLELCGNFTSDERRKVQENVKKLRDTTLSGFKEFRFPEMLCFPDFPFWSEEV; translated from the coding sequence ATGTCTAAAATAGGAAGAAACGAGCCATGTCCATGTGGCAGTGGCAAAAAGTATAAAAAATGCTGTGAGGCTTCTGATCTAAAAAAAGAAATTGAAAAAAGTCAGCCTGTCAAAAAGGAAAAACCATTATTTATAGAAAATGACTCTTTTCCAGAGCCATCTGAGGGTGAAGATGCAGAGGTTTACCAGGATCCGGATCTCAGCGAAGAGGAAAATCTACTTGTAAATGAGTGGTATGAACACTATGACAATTTAGAAGACCTGGATGAAATGAGAAGCCATGTAGAAGGTTTCTTGGAAGCATACCCTCAACTTGCTGAATATCTGGAACTGGAGGTAGCTTATGACCTAGGGGAGCAGTACAGGGAAGAAAACCGAACAAAAGAATACATCGAATTTCTTGACTTACTAAGAACAAAACACCCTAATATCTACAGTCAAAATGCAGGATTTTATGATACTGAAGTAATTATGTATCTCATTTCCTGTAAAGAGTTTGAAAAAATACCAAAATATCTGACCAATATAAAAAATGACCCAGACGAGTATTTTGATCAACTGGAAGAAGTATCAGGATTGTTACTTGCTGTCGGTCTAGATGAATTGGCGTCTGACCTGATCAAAAGCACTCTACCAACGGTTATTAATAATAACGATCTTTTCTATTGCGAATCTTTATCAGTCAAGGCATTTTTTTGCTTGTTACCATCATACCTTCATCCGGTGTATTCAGACAATGGCGTAAAAAGCTTTATAAAAGACATCGATGAGTCATTCGGACTAAAACTAGATGAAACAATATGGAAAGCGAACTTTGCCAATTTTCATAAACCATTTAAGGAATGGCCTAAAAGACTTAACAAAAAATCAGAAGACTATACAAGTTTCGCGACAGGGGTCTCATATAACTTTGCCCGTTATTTACATGAAAAATATCAATTGCCCCTTACAACCGCTCTTTTTTCCTCCTTCCATATCGGGCAGTACCTATTAGCAGCTGCACCAGAAAGTAAAAAACTAAATACTTTTGACTTTTCTCCTGGTTTAATGGATGAGGTCCTTTGCCGTCTACACATTTCATTTATGATACCGGACATAGCCCAACTACTGTGTTCGCTGAACTCTATTTATTATTTCGCTGAATACCTTGAACTGTGCGGAAACTTCACCTCCGATGAAAGAAGAAAAGTGCAAGAAAATGTAAAAAAACTAAGGGATACAACACTTTCAGGTTTTAAAGAATTTAGGTTTCCTGAAATGCTGTGTTTCCCAGATTTCCCATTCTGGAGTGAGGAAGTTTAG
- a CDS encoding cytochrome P450: MDKKILKTDRFPFNWIEMGKDPLKFFASRTLKHNDMVDVGFFPGVATYILTNPDFIEHVLVKNNRNYIKSKSYLAVKRLLGNGLLTNEGEFWKRQRRIAQPAFHRKVLAGFTDSIQDITKELSTQWQENMKAGQAVINIADEMMKLTTRITSRLLFGTDISNKEEDVVHWVGEVNHCASNMIKVPLLIPLWIPTPNNRRFIKGRDALFKIIEDIISKRRSSKENSYNDLLQMLMDARDEDTGEGMSDEQLRDEVITLFLAGSETSSNAMTWTLYLFNQNRDKEEKAREEICSILKRGLNGLEAMKEMRYLSACMNESLRIFPPAWFLGREALEDDTIDGYKIPKGAQLYIPVHGLHVNPAWWSQPDKFIPERFEETSDRPKYAYFPFGGGPRLCIGVELAKMEILFSLFKLLQEFEFENINDNATPEALITLRPKNGLLMKVKKRG; encoded by the coding sequence ATGGATAAAAAGATATTAAAAACAGACCGCTTTCCATTCAACTGGATTGAAATGGGCAAAGACCCGCTGAAATTTTTTGCGTCAAGAACGCTTAAGCACAATGACATGGTTGACGTTGGTTTTTTCCCAGGAGTTGCGACCTATATTTTGACTAATCCAGATTTTATAGAGCATGTACTGGTAAAAAACAATCGCAATTATATTAAAAGCAAATCTTATTTGGCAGTTAAACGGCTACTGGGAAACGGTTTATTGACCAACGAAGGTGAGTTCTGGAAAAGGCAGCGTAGGATTGCCCAACCAGCTTTTCACCGCAAGGTGCTGGCTGGATTTACAGACTCTATACAGGATATTACGAAAGAGCTTTCCACGCAGTGGCAGGAAAATATGAAAGCTGGTCAGGCGGTAATCAACATTGCGGATGAGATGATGAAGCTCACCACCAGGATTACTTCAAGACTTTTGTTCGGAACGGACATCAGCAATAAGGAAGAAGATGTTGTACACTGGGTTGGTGAGGTAAACCATTGCGCCAGCAATATGATCAAAGTCCCTTTGTTAATCCCTCTCTGGATTCCAACGCCCAATAACCGCCGGTTTATCAAAGGACGTGATGCTTTGTTTAAAATAATAGAAGACATTATTTCTAAGAGAAGAAGTTCTAAAGAAAACAGCTATAACGACCTTCTTCAGATGCTCATGGACGCCAGAGACGAAGATACAGGAGAAGGCATGAGTGATGAGCAATTGCGTGACGAGGTGATTACCTTGTTCTTGGCTGGCTCTGAGACTAGCTCCAATGCCATGACATGGACTTTATACCTTTTCAACCAAAACCGCGACAAAGAAGAAAAAGCACGTGAAGAAATCTGTAGCATACTAAAACGAGGACTTAACGGTTTGGAAGCCATGAAAGAAATGCGTTACCTCAGTGCATGCATGAACGAATCTTTACGGATTTTTCCCCCAGCTTGGTTTTTAGGAAGAGAGGCCTTGGAGGATGATACTATTGATGGTTATAAAATTCCCAAAGGCGCACAGCTGTATATTCCTGTCCATGGTCTACACGTAAACCCTGCTTGGTGGAGCCAGCCAGACAAGTTCATACCGGAAAGGTTTGAGGAAACAAGTGATAGGCCAAAATATGCCTACTTTCCTTTTGGAGGAGGCCCAAGACTTTGTATTGGTGTTGAACTGGCAAAAATGGAGATATTGTTTTCACTGTTTAAATTACTCCAAGAGTTTGAGTTTGAAAATATCAATGACAACGCCACCCCAGAAGCTTTAATTACTTTAAGACCTAAAAATGGCTTATTAATGAAAGTAAAAAAAAGAGGATAA
- a CDS encoding rhodanese-like domain-containing protein yields MKAKGLFPSLFLLVLFCAFVNKAPFQSMDEPWKESQLMPPSELNQIIKEEKPLETYIFNIGPSGSIKQSIYIGETQEESSLKKLEKEVRGLSKDADIVIYCGCCPFKDCPNVRPAFSLLNDLGFTDHKLLDLPQNLKVDWIDKGYPME; encoded by the coding sequence ATGAAAGCAAAAGGTCTATTTCCATCTCTATTTCTACTGGTTTTGTTTTGTGCTTTTGTTAATAAAGCGCCTTTTCAGTCTATGGACGAACCTTGGAAGGAAAGTCAGCTCATGCCACCGTCTGAACTGAACCAGATTATTAAAGAAGAGAAGCCTCTTGAAACCTATATTTTCAACATCGGGCCTTCTGGGAGCATAAAACAGTCTATATACATAGGGGAAACACAGGAGGAAAGCAGTCTAAAAAAACTTGAAAAGGAGGTAAGGGGACTTTCTAAAGATGCTGATATTGTCATTTATTGTGGTTGCTGCCCTTTTAAAGACTGCCCGAATGTGCGACCAGCTTTTTCTTTGCTGAACGATTTAGGTTTTACAGATCACAAGCTTCTGGATCTACCACAAAACCTAAAAGTAGATTGGATAGACAAAGGTTATCCAATGGAGTGA
- a CDS encoding T9SS type A sorting domain-containing protein: MKFSITTLLILLCFHFSCYSQNWDLFVKNQNSFYQQQYGDSAIVENFLADSSVNIDGISYLYFNTVSEFSPGCRDSIRNFIHVYNYNFFNLTKIDSLVTINDSVFFVMDTTEDVDSFLFMPNSKVGDKWETNGLHIECTSASMGEVLGLQDSVKTFLCSSSDRYEGIEFKLSKSHGLVQFLPFNEFLTNSNSDLPPYYELIGFSRDGIQKGYQQPGFEDYFTLREGDVLLWRHYLNRFGREITTYSRDSIVSTYTSSDTIKYNIIRTTYDNNGSITGTKDTSTTFLKVDEGKILSNNTSWFGLKYDKIEAWGIYFFDPLYIEVQGEDTVTFASYLTPGPYIDTANCSLNVIFDIGYRATFSTHKGMIFRGSSAWGEHSTTLIGSVIDNEISGVMDIPTSVREASPAPEHFVYPNPVNDFLYIVAEGIANVHVYTVSGNLVLSEEGGDKINVAHLKPGLYIVKLIDVHHRESIIKILKE; this comes from the coding sequence ATGAAATTTAGCATTACCACACTTTTAATTCTTTTGTGCTTTCACTTTAGCTGTTATTCCCAAAACTGGGATCTCTTTGTGAAAAACCAGAATAGCTTTTATCAACAGCAATACGGTGATTCTGCTATTGTTGAAAATTTCCTAGCTGATTCGTCAGTCAACATAGATGGTATTAGTTATTTGTACTTTAACACTGTTTCAGAATTTTCTCCAGGGTGCAGGGATAGTATTAGGAATTTTATTCATGTCTATAACTATAACTTTTTTAATCTTACAAAAATAGATAGTTTAGTGACTATTAATGATTCTGTTTTTTTTGTAATGGATACTACAGAAGATGTTGACTCCTTTTTGTTTATGCCTAACAGTAAAGTAGGGGATAAGTGGGAAACAAATGGTTTACATATAGAATGTACTAGTGCGTCTATGGGTGAGGTATTAGGCTTACAGGATTCTGTCAAAACCTTTTTATGCAGTAGCAGTGACAGATACGAAGGTATTGAGTTTAAACTTTCCAAATCACATGGACTTGTTCAATTTTTACCTTTTAATGAATTTTTAACAAATAGCAACTCTGACCTTCCCCCTTATTATGAACTGATTGGATTTTCTAGAGATGGTATCCAAAAAGGGTATCAACAGCCAGGCTTTGAGGATTATTTTACCTTGCGAGAAGGTGATGTATTGCTATGGCGGCACTATTTAAATAGATTTGGACGAGAAATAACCACTTATTCCAGAGATTCTATTGTTTCTACATATACTTCATCCGATACTATTAAATATAATATAATCAGGACTACGTATGATAACAACGGTTCAATAACTGGTACCAAAGATACTAGCACAACTTTTTTAAAGGTAGACGAAGGAAAGATCCTGAGCAATAACACTAGCTGGTTTGGGCTAAAATATGACAAAATTGAAGCCTGGGGCATTTACTTTTTTGATCCTCTTTATATTGAAGTCCAAGGTGAAGACACGGTTACTTTTGCATCATACTTAACTCCTGGACCTTATATTGACACAGCAAACTGCTCTCTTAATGTGATATTTGACATTGGGTATCGAGCGACATTTTCTACGCATAAAGGAATGATCTTTAGGGGAAGTTCTGCTTGGGGAGAGCATTCCACAACTTTAATTGGCTCTGTTATTGATAATGAGATTAGTGGCGTAATGGATATTCCAACTAGTGTGAGGGAAGCATCGCCAGCACCAGAGCATTTTGTTTATCCAAACCCTGTAAATGATTTTCTATATATTGTGGCTGAAGGTATTGCCAATGTCCATGTTTATACTGTCTCTGGAAATCTTGTTCTTTCAGAAGAGGGTGGTGATAAGATTAATGTAGCACACCTGAAGCCAGGGTTATATATAGTAAAACTAATTGATGTCCACCATCGTGAGTCTATTATCAAGATCTTGAAGGAGTAA
- a CDS encoding DUF2892 domain-containing protein yields MVENVCGKERLIRAIVGLVLLIVGFVVMQALGLIIGLLGAYSLLTSIMSTCPVNHLIGRNSCAVTGQRR; encoded by the coding sequence ATGGTAGAAAATGTTTGTGGTAAAGAAAGGCTGATTAGGGCCATTGTTGGACTTGTGTTATTAATTGTAGGTTTTGTGGTAATGCAGGCCTTGGGCTTAATCATTGGACTGCTTGGGGCTTATTCCTTGCTTACATCTATAATGTCCACTTGTCCGGTCAACCATTTGATCGGTAGGAACTCCTGTGCCGTGACAGGGCAGAGGCGGTAA
- a CDS encoding NAD(P)H-dependent oxidoreductase: protein MKKILIIQGHPDKESYCYALAKAYRQGAEASGSEVRVINTGELDFNPNLAMGYRKRTNLEPCLEKAQRDILWAEHIVVVYPVWWGMAPAVLKGFLDRVFLPGFAFNKRPNSLWWDKLLKGRTARIITTMDQPTLYYRLVYGRPSTRAIKNLTLEFCGIKPVKTTSIGPIRMSSDRFREKWLEKIETLGRKMD from the coding sequence ATGAAGAAAATACTTATAATACAAGGACACCCTGACAAAGAAAGTTATTGCTATGCGCTTGCCAAAGCATACCGTCAGGGTGCGGAAGCTTCCGGCTCTGAGGTAAGGGTTATCAATACCGGAGAGCTTGACTTTAATCCTAACCTGGCTATGGGCTACAGAAAAAGAACAAATCTGGAACCTTGCTTGGAAAAGGCTCAAAGAGATATTTTATGGGCTGAGCATATTGTTGTAGTTTACCCTGTATGGTGGGGAATGGCTCCGGCTGTGCTCAAAGGTTTCCTGGACAGGGTGTTTTTGCCCGGGTTTGCATTCAACAAAAGACCCAATTCACTATGGTGGGATAAGTTGCTGAAAGGAAGAACAGCAAGAATTATCACCACTATGGACCAACCAACCCTTTATTACCGGCTGGTGTATGGTAGACCATCTACTAGGGCCATAAAAAACCTTACCCTTGAATTCTGTGGCATCAAACCTGTAAAGACCACAAGCATTGGCCCGATACGGATGTCCAGTGATCGTTTTCGTGAGAAATGGCTTGAGAAAATTGAAACCTTGGGTAGGAAAATGGACTGA
- a CDS encoding Crp/Fnr family transcriptional regulator, translating into MNRTLLLLMQASLPIQSKYLNFLGPEEKELLFAQAAQLHAKKGDAIIVPGKPVKDVFYIQKGIVRLYMTDEGGREINTHLAWEGMFITSLYSLINNKPSDESLMAVTDCELLHFPYSFISSMFDRYPKVERLAKMLVEEAFSCQFERIRMMQAMTAKKRYSHLMESMPNEVFLKVPMQDIASYLGIAPGSLSRIRNEFS; encoded by the coding sequence ATGAATAGAACTTTACTGCTGCTTATGCAAGCCTCTTTACCAATTCAATCAAAATATCTTAATTTTTTAGGACCGGAAGAGAAGGAGCTGTTGTTTGCTCAGGCAGCACAGCTACACGCAAAAAAAGGTGATGCCATTATTGTTCCCGGAAAACCTGTTAAAGATGTCTTTTATATTCAGAAAGGTATTGTTCGTTTGTATATGACCGATGAAGGAGGCAGGGAAATAAATACCCACTTGGCTTGGGAGGGGATGTTTATAACTTCTTTGTATAGCCTGATTAACAATAAACCTTCCGATGAGTCATTAATGGCAGTGACTGATTGTGAGCTTTTGCACTTTCCTTATAGTTTTATATCTAGTATGTTTGACAGATACCCTAAGGTGGAACGTTTGGCTAAGATGCTTGTTGAAGAGGCTTTTTCATGTCAGTTTGAAAGGATAAGGATGATGCAGGCTATGACAGCCAAAAAACGTTATTCCCATTTAATGGAAAGTATGCCTAATGAAGTTTTCTTGAAGGTCCCCATGCAGGACATAGCCTCTTATCTTGGTATTGCTCCCGGCTCTTTAAGCAGGATCAGAAATGAATTTTCTTAA
- a CDS encoding ISL3 family transposase produces the protein MNSIEIFQLALQLTKPWSVTDVRFQEASNGKQELHITISFERGFVFEPESKVHDTQYRTWRHLNFFEHECYLHCKVPRIKTTDGKVKTVEVPWARKGSGFTLLFEAFSMALIEREMPVNKAADLVNEYPQRIWNIFNYWIQIAYRADDQSSVTQLGIDETSVRKGHDYVTVAADLATRRVIHVTPGKDRHTIGRIKDHLKAKGVEHLSITDACIDMSTGFIAGMLEHFPNTSVTFDKFHVVKLLNEAMDDVRKREVREHSILKGHKYTLLKSTHKLSAKQKQDRQVLIELLPTIGKAYRLKTLFQSFWEFKTKEEGSAFLAYWCDLVEEEGLYAFKKFVNTIKSHWQGITNYVESQIANGVMEGINSKIQLAKRRARGYRNITNFINMIYFISSKLKFNYPQYST, from the coding sequence ATGAACAGTATCGAAATATTTCAATTGGCTTTGCAGTTAACAAAGCCTTGGTCGGTAACCGATGTTAGGTTTCAGGAAGCATCCAATGGTAAACAAGAACTTCATATAACCATTAGCTTTGAGCGTGGTTTCGTATTTGAACCAGAAAGTAAAGTTCATGATACTCAATATAGGACTTGGCGTCACCTCAATTTTTTTGAACATGAATGTTATCTTCATTGCAAAGTCCCTCGAATCAAAACAACGGATGGAAAGGTAAAAACCGTGGAAGTGCCGTGGGCTAGAAAAGGAAGTGGTTTTACTTTGTTGTTTGAGGCTTTTAGCATGGCTTTGATTGAGCGAGAGATGCCCGTGAACAAAGCAGCTGATTTAGTGAATGAGTACCCACAGCGCATATGGAATATATTTAACTACTGGATACAAATTGCCTATCGGGCAGATGATCAAAGCTCGGTGACCCAATTGGGTATTGATGAGACTTCTGTAAGAAAAGGACATGATTATGTGACCGTAGCAGCAGATTTGGCTACTCGCCGTGTGATTCATGTTACTCCAGGCAAGGATCGGCACACTATCGGAAGAATTAAAGACCATTTAAAAGCAAAGGGTGTTGAACATCTGTCAATTACCGACGCATGCATTGATATGTCTACAGGTTTTATCGCAGGCATGCTCGAACATTTTCCTAACACCTCGGTAACATTTGATAAATTTCATGTAGTCAAACTGCTTAATGAAGCTATGGACGATGTACGTAAGCGAGAAGTCCGAGAACACTCAATACTTAAAGGACACAAATACACGCTATTAAAGTCCACACACAAACTTAGCGCTAAACAGAAGCAGGACCGGCAGGTACTTATTGAACTGTTACCAACTATTGGGAAGGCTTATCGGTTAAAGACCTTATTTCAGAGCTTTTGGGAGTTTAAAACAAAAGAAGAGGGCTCTGCTTTCTTGGCTTACTGGTGTGACCTTGTTGAAGAGGAAGGCTTGTATGCCTTCAAGAAGTTTGTAAACACAATAAAGTCCCACTGGCAAGGAATTACCAATTATGTCGAGTCCCAGATTGCCAATGGTGTCATGGAAGGGATTAACAGCAAAATACAACTAGCTAAAAGAAGAGCTCGTGGATATCGGAATATTACAAATTTTATCAACATGATTTACTTTATTTCCTCTAAATTGAAATTCAATTACCCACAGTATTCCACATAG